One window of Dermacentor andersoni chromosome 7, qqDerAnde1_hic_scaffold, whole genome shotgun sequence genomic DNA carries:
- the LOC126534004 gene encoding uncharacterized protein produces the protein MIAKVLAAFVFTVATAVGQLGPQGQFILRRPGTVVAAGAGPGASSPEPVYPPQPYSFGYDNVDEYGTQSFHKEESDANNVKTGSYGYRDVNGTYRKVTYVADADGFRATVDMNEPGTVTGHTADAVFSSKQGPVLGAAKAASAPAAVYAASDRAPLSRGQPTRVFFTN, from the exons ATGATTGCCAAG GTTCTCGCCGCTTTCGTCTTCACTGTCGCCACCGCCGTGGGACAGCTCGGCCCTCAAGGCCAGTTCATTCTCAGGCGTCCTGGGACCGTCGTGGCAGCCGGTGCCGGCCCTGGCGCCTCCTCGCCCGAGCCCGTCTAC CCGCCGCAGCCGTACAGTTTCGGCTACGACAACGTGGACGAGTACGGCACGCAGTCCTTCCACAAGGAGGAGAGCGACGCCAACAACGTGAAGACCGGATCCTACGGCTACCGGGACGTGAACGGCACCTACCGGAAGGTGACCTACGTGGCCGACGCCGACGGCTTCCGGGCCACCGTCGACATGAACGAGCCGGGAACCGTTACCGGCCACACCGCTGACGCCGTCTTCAGCTCCAAGCAGGGCCCCGTCCTGGGTGCAGCCAAGGCGGCCTCAGCTCCCGCCGCTGTCTACGCTGCGTCGGACCGGGCTCCGTTGTCTCGGGGACAGCCAACGCGCGTATTTTTTACAAATTGA